From a single Pempheris klunzingeri isolate RE-2024b chromosome 2, fPemKlu1.hap1, whole genome shotgun sequence genomic region:
- the mst1rb gene encoding macrophage-stimulating protein receptor, with protein sequence MVHWTTQWGTCVWLQALLALASANCSSLAPSPVNFSVVYTMPFFQARGPIQNIVNNSYYQEVYVASQNVIEAVNRSLEKVWELRTGPVGSPECQICDLCDVDKDSNFLEDTNNQVLLLDTLFMYLYSCGSSQYGVCYFHQLNSDGESPSLSKCLFRKDSNSAAYCPDCVASPLGTKVTMVEEGQTVYFFVAATVNDSVTQRYGRKSISVRRPLATEDGFYSDVRGLTVLPGLRRTYHIEYVYSFFTQEFVYFLSVQRESPDQDSSPFQTRLGRLPRNEWEMKRYREVILECRFEPKRRRRNVASEPYKDVVYNVVQAAHFGRAGRELAEELGAEEEDDILYGVFAVTDDSGVTEHDSALCAFPMDNVNKAIVDGVDDCCESGPEQLSRGLCHFQPCESCPHESMENNATCRDQPTMVSKPYYRVDLFNRQMTDVLLTSLLVTTIENKTVAHIGTSTGRLLQLVLTRSSPIIFANYSLVENQRVSSIAAVYSSEYLLFVVGDKMIQVPQRGPGCQHFLTCAMCLTAPKFMGCGWCSGVCSWESECHSRWRNESCPPGITGFFPRTAPPDGQTELTLCGWEFQSPLRPAITSRTHQVRLGQAACTVLPVKSNNTHLVCKIRSGATELSKAVNITVEVHEGKVEGRYSIDGKAEMPGFTFVIPNITEIQPNYGPRVGGTLITVTGRHLDAGKTRKVTLNDVPCPIKRVTKPKGNVSSIICLSQRISEVRDVPLSVFIDKSPVLTTKVFYYRENPKITAVLPGCSFDRGSKIVIEGENLDSVYRTTIHFKPNESHLKPVTRECIGRSLPTRMECVSPVFPRDETEEGVLSFDMDGALGLWNNEFSYHPYGEPIPFETEGHVLSLYPGFDEVSLHHQKLNLVSSCMTIIMTVAGVNCDAKVLDNEITCRIPKNMTIPSEGLPVKISINGQVHNVGAVVRVSNHYMVGIVLGILAALVAGAVLAFVVMKHLRKKKKAAMVETRLNHSANRSATNNVELSPAGDYRRVVPLNPLTPLAFPSLAYAASSIDPTLTPLMPPEKISISSFRPELLEEVKDVLIPAEMLLVQHHRIIGKGHFGTVYHGYFTDHNNREIHCAVKSLNRITDVEEVEQFLKEGIIMKGFHHTNVLSLLGILLPQEGLPLVVLPYMKHGDLRHFIRCEKRNPTVKDLIGFGLQVAKGMEYLAQKKFVHRDLAARNCMLDESYTVKVADFGMARDVFDKEYYSVQDHRKAKLPVKWMAIESLQTQKFTSKSDVWSFGVLMWEMLTRGASPYPEVDPYDITHYLLKGRRLPQPQYCPDPLYSIMLQCWDPDPELRPSFATLVSAVSTILSGLEGEHYISLNVTYVNLDQPRPYPALTESADEYDSTDVEDSGSVSS encoded by the exons ATGGTCCACTGGACCACACAGTGGGGGACATGTGTCTGGCTTCAAGCTCTTCTGGCCCTCGCCTCGGCCAACTGTTCCTCACTTGCCCCCAGCCCTGTCAACTTCTCCGTGGTTTACACCATGCCCTTCTTCCAGGCCCGCGGCCCCATCCAGAACATCGTCAACAACTCGTATTACCAGGAGGTGTACGTCGCCTCTCAGAATGTGATCGAAGCCGTCAACAGAAGCCTGGAGAAGGTGTGGGAGCTCCGCACCGGGCCGGTGGGGAGCCCAGAGTGTCAGATATGCGATTTGTGCGATGTGGACAAGGATTCAAACTTCCTGGAGGACACAAACAATCAGGTCCTGCTGTTGGATACTCTCTTCATGTATTTATACTCCTGTGGAAGTTCTCAGTATGGTGTATGCTATTTCCACCAACTCAACTCAGACGGAGAGTCGCCTTCTCTTTCTAAGTGTTTGTTCAGAAAGGACTCGAACTCTGCTGCCTACTGCCCTGACTGTGTGGCCAGCCCTCTTGGCACCAAGGTCACCATGGTTGAAGAGGGTCAGACCGTGTACTTCTTTGTTGCCGCCACTGTCAATGACAGTGTGACGCAGCGCTACGGAAGGAAGTCTATATCAGTGCGTCGGCCACTGGCCACAGAAGATGGTTTCTACAGCGATGTGCGAGGCCTGACTGTCCTCCCAGGCTTGAGGAGGACGTACCATATCGAATATGTCTACAGCTTTTTCACTCAGGAGTTTGTCTACTTCCTCTCAGTTCAGAGAGAGAGCCCCGATCAGGACTCGTCTCCCTTCCAGACTCGCCTGGGTCGTCTACCGCGGAATGAATGGGAGATGAAGAGGTACCGCGAGGTGATCCTGGAGTGTCGGTTTGAGCCAAAACGCCGGAGGAGGAATGTAGCCAGTGAGCCCTATAAAGATGTGGTGTACAACGTGGTCCAGGCAGCCCATTTTGGCAGGGCGGGCAGGGAGCTGGCGGAGGAGTtgggggcggaggaggaggacgacatCCTCTATGGGGTTTTTGCCGTTACCGATGACAGCGGGGTCACGGAGCACGACTCGGCCCTGTGTGCCTTCCCCATGGACAACGTCAACAAAGCCATCGTCGATGGGGTGGACGACTGCTGCGAGTCCGGACCAGAGCAGCTCTCCAGAGGGCTCTGCCACTTCCAGCCCTGCGAGAGCTGTCCACATGAG AGCATGGAGAACAACGCCACGTGCAGAGACCAGCCCACCATGGTGTCGAAGCCCTACTACAGAGTGGACCTCTTCAACAGGCAGATGACAGACGTGCTGCTCACGTCTTTGCTGGTCACAACCATAGAGAACAAGACTGTGGCCCATATCGGCACCTCCACTGGACGCCTGCTGCAG CTTGTACTGACAAGATCCAGCCCTATTATCTTTGCCAATTACTCTTTGGTAGAGAACCAGAGGGTTTCATCCATTGCCGCCGTTTACTCATCAGAGTATCTTCTCTTTGTGGTTGGAGACAAG ATGATCCAGGTGCCCCAGAGGGGGCCGGGCTGTCAGCACTTCCTCACCTGCGCCATGTGTCTGACGGCCCCTAAATTCATGGGCTGTGGCTGGTGCTCTGGCGTGTGCTCCTGGGAGAGCGAGTGTCACAGCCGCTGGAGGAACGAGTCCTGCCCACCCGGGATCACTGGG TTCTTTCCACGGACTGCTCCCCCTGACGGTCAAACAGAGCTAACGCTGTGTGGGTGGGAGTTCCAGTCCCCCTTAAGACCCGCCATCACCTCCAGAACCCACCAGGTCCGACTGGGACAGGCTGCATGCACTGTGCTTCCAGTCAAGAGCAACAACACACA CCTGGTGTGTAAGATTCGCTCTGGGGCCACCGAGTTGTCTAAAGCAGTCAACATTACAGTGGAGGTGCACGAGGGCAAGGTGGAGGGACGCTACTCTATTGACGGGAAGGCAGAAATGCCAGGATTCACGTTTGTG ATTCCCAACATCACAGAGATCCAGCCCAACTATGGGCCCCGTGTTGGGGGAACGCTGATCACAGTGACTGGACGTCACTTGGATGCTGGGAAGACCAGGAAAGTCACTCTGAACGACGTGCCCTGTCCTATAAAGAG aGTCACGAAGCCTAAAGGCAACGTGTCCTCCATTATCTGTCTGTCCCAGCGCATCTCCGAGGTCAGGGACGTCCCACTGAGCGTTTTCATCGACAAGTCTCCCGTGCTCACCACGAAGGTGTTTTACTACAGAGAAAACCCCAAGATCACAGCCGTCCTGCCGGGCTGCAGCTTTGACAG GGGGTCAAAGATTGTGATTGAGGGGGAGAACCTTGATTCTGTTTACCGCACCACCATCCACTTTAAACCCAACGAGAGCCACTTGAAACCTGTGACAAGG GAGTGCATAGGCAGGTCCCTGCCCACCAGGATGGAGTGCGTCTCTCCCGTGTTCCCCAGGGATGAGACTGAGGAAGGAGTGCTTTCTTTCGACATGGACGGAGCGCTGGGACTTTGGAACAACGAGTTCTCCTACCACCCGTACGGCGAGCCCATCCCTTTTGAAACAGAGGGACACGTGCTGAGTTTGTACCCAGGGTTTGATGAAGTGTCGCTGCAT CATCAAAAGCTGAACCTGGTGAGCTCCTGTATGACCATCATTATGACGGTGGCTGGGGTGAACTGCGATGCCAAAGTCCTGGATAACGAGATCACCTGCAGGATCCCCAAAAACATGACCATCCCCAGTGAGGGACTGCCAGTGAAG ATCTCCATCAACGGGCAGGTCCACAACGTCGGCGCGGTGGTGAGGGTCAGCAACCACTACATGGTGGGCATTGTTCTGGGCATCCTGGCGGCTCTGGTGGCCGGAGCGGTGCTGGCCTTTGTTGTTATGAAACAcctgagaaagaagaaaaaag cCGCCATGGTGGAGACCCGTTTGAACCACAGCGCTAACCGCTCCGCTACAAATAACGTGGAGCTGTCGCCTGCCGGGGACTACAGGAGAG TAGTACCCCTGAATCCTCTGACCCCGCTGGCGTTCCCCAGCCTGGCGTACGCTGCGAGCAGCATAGATCCTACCCTCACTCCCCTCATGCCCCCAGAGAAGATCTCCATCTCCAGTTTCAGGccagagctgctggaggaggtgaaagATGTTCTTATTCCTGCTGAGATGCTTCTTGTGCAGCACCACAGGATCATAGGCAAAG gtCACTTTGGCACTGTTTATCATGGCTACTTCACTGAccacaacaacagagaaatCCACTGTGCTGTCAAGTCTTTGAATA GAATAACAGATGTCGAGGAGGTGGAGCAGTTTCTGAAGGAAGGGATCATAATGAAGGGTTTCCACCACACTAACGTGCTGTCTCTGCTGGGCATCCTCCTGCCGCAGGAAGGCCTCCCTCTGGTGGTGCTGCCGTACATGAAGCACGGGGACCTGCGGCACTTCATACGCTGCGAGAAGAGG AACCCCACCGTGAAGGATCTGATCGGCTTCGGGCTGCAGGTCGCCAAAGGGATGGAGTACTTGGCTCAGAAGAAGTTTGTGCACAGAGATCTCGCAGCACGTAACTGCAT GCTGGACGAGTCGTATACGGTCAAGGTGGCAGACTTTGGCATGGCCAGAGATGTTTTCGATAAGGAGTATTACAGCGTTCAGGATCACAGGAAGGCAAAGCTGCCCGTCAAGTGGATGGCCATCGAGAGTCTGCAGACACAGAAATTCACCTCCAAGTCCGACGTG TGGTCCTTCGGTGTGCTGATGTGGGAGATGCTGACCAGAGGAGCGAGCCCCTACCCAGAGGTGGACCCTTATGACATAACACATTACCTACTGAAGGGCAGGAGGCTCCCCCAGCCTCAGTACTGCCCCGACCCTTT